A genomic region of Desulfosarcina ovata subsp. ovata contains the following coding sequences:
- a CDS encoding ComF family protein — protein sequence MGGPVVRRWLFSAIDALFPFCCRRCGHLFLRGGSQRPATDGAVADPDLSQALADQFCPVCRQRWTAVSSPFCSRCGLVFKSREGDNHLCGRCLERPGAFTRARALGIYDETLRSAIHALKFRGIVALAVPLGDLLLDVFRRHWEPGEIDLVAPVPLHRRRFRQRGFNQAYLLIRHWNLPTGGTIVRDLLVRRRATPPQTGMDRRQRRRNIKNAFGVRQPGQAAGKRVLLVDDVLTTGATADACARTLLQAGAERVDLLTLARAL from the coding sequence ATGGGCGGGCCGGTGGTTCGGCGCTGGTTGTTTAGCGCGATTGATGCCCTTTTCCCGTTTTGTTGCCGGCGTTGCGGTCACCTGTTCCTGCGCGGCGGTTCACAGCGGCCCGCAACCGACGGGGCCGTGGCAGACCCGGATCTGTCCCAGGCCCTGGCCGATCAGTTCTGTCCGGTCTGTCGTCAGCGCTGGACGGCGGTATCCTCGCCTTTTTGCAGTCGCTGCGGTCTGGTTTTTAAAAGCCGGGAAGGCGACAATCATCTGTGCGGCCGTTGCCTGGAGCGACCGGGGGCCTTTACCCGGGCCCGTGCGCTGGGCATTTACGACGAAACCCTGAGATCCGCCATTCATGCGCTGAAATTCAGGGGGATCGTCGCCTTGGCCGTCCCACTGGGTGACTTGCTGCTGGACGTCTTCCGGCGTCATTGGGAGCCAGGCGAGATCGATTTGGTCGCACCGGTGCCCCTTCACCGCCGGCGTTTCCGCCAGCGCGGTTTCAACCAGGCTTACCTGCTGATCCGGCACTGGAACCTCCCCACCGGAGGCACCATCGTCCGCGATCTGTTGGTGCGCCGGCGGGCCACGCCCCCCCAGACCGGCATGGACCGGCGGCAGCGCCGGAGGAACATCAAAAATGCCTTTGGGGTTAGGCAGCCCGGCCAGGCCGCCGGGAAACGGGTGCTGCTGGTGGACGATGTGCTGACCACAGGCGCCACTGCCGATGCCTGCGCCCGGACGCTTTTGCAGGCCGGCGCCGAACGGGTTGATCTGCTCACCCTGGCCAGGGCCCTGTGA
- a CDS encoding polyphenol oxidase family protein: MLLKKTVESRCPLLLLKREQNQLFQFPALNRLPGVIHAITTRAGGASWPPFEGMNLSFGVGDDPVAVTSNRRWLHRLTGGIHVYSRQNHGTTVGVITRQTLGDRDAAIQTAPVAADALITDVPGIRLLIQTADCQAVMLVDPVKRVVANVHSGWRGSVANIIGHTVARMITGFGCDPGGMTAAIGPSLGPCCAEFVNYRTEIPEPLWRFRVGTCHFDFWRISRHQLVAAGLSADNLFGADICTRCNPHLFFSYRVSRQTGRLAALIGLDEPVGGNR, translated from the coding sequence ATGCTGTTGAAAAAAACGGTTGAGAGTCGGTGTCCCTTGCTGCTGCTGAAAAGAGAGCAAAACCAGCTGTTTCAATTCCCGGCCTTGAATCGTTTGCCGGGAGTGATCCACGCGATCACCACTCGGGCGGGCGGGGCCAGCTGGCCGCCTTTCGAGGGGATGAACCTGAGTTTCGGTGTTGGCGACGATCCGGTGGCGGTCACGTCCAATCGCCGGTGGCTGCACCGGCTTACCGGTGGCATTCATGTGTACAGCCGCCAGAATCACGGGACCACCGTCGGGGTGATTACACGGCAAACTCTGGGTGACCGTGACGCGGCCATCCAGACGGCACCGGTGGCCGCCGATGCCCTGATCACCGATGTGCCCGGCATTCGTCTGCTGATCCAGACCGCCGACTGCCAGGCGGTGATGCTGGTCGATCCGGTCAAGCGGGTGGTGGCCAACGTTCACAGTGGCTGGCGGGGCAGTGTGGCCAACATCATCGGCCATACGGTGGCCCGGATGATCACTGGGTTCGGTTGTGACCCCGGCGGCATGACGGCTGCCATCGGGCCTTCCCTGGGGCCGTGCTGTGCCGAGTTTGTCAACTATCGGACGGAGATCCCCGAGCCGCTGTGGCGGTTTCGGGTGGGGACGTGCCATTTCGATTTCTGGCGCATCAGCCGGCATCAACTGGTCGCTGCCGGTCTGTCGGCGGATAACCTGTTTGGTGCGGATATCTGTACCCGTTGCAACCCGCATCTTTTTTTCTCCTACCGGGTGTCGCGGCAAACCGGCCGGCTGGCCGCACTGATCGGTCTGGACGAACCGGTTGGTGGAAATCGTTGA
- a CDS encoding dihydroorotate dehydrogenase electron transfer subunit yields the protein MIIQDAIVLWNQAAAKGYWRLGLACSAGFESARPGQFVMVRVGRQNRPLLRRPFSLLGLIKDGEQVTGIEILFKVVGKGTEALARCRAGDWLSVIGPLGNAFLVPDDCRQLILVAGGVGVPPIRFLAQSLLEREGALDRCVVFIGGRTKDDLVCIGEFDLPGFLLDISTDDGSQGSMGVVTKSLMKTLDAGAADLICACGPPAMLKAVADIALARNIPCQVSIEAMMACGMGACLGCAVQTRGDAARYRHVCMDGPVFDARELVW from the coding sequence ATGATCATTCAGGATGCCATCGTGCTGTGGAATCAGGCGGCGGCCAAAGGATACTGGCGCCTGGGGCTGGCCTGTAGCGCCGGATTCGAATCCGCCCGGCCCGGGCAGTTCGTCATGGTTCGCGTGGGCCGCCAGAACCGTCCCCTGCTGCGCCGGCCCTTTTCCCTGCTGGGGCTGATTAAAGACGGGGAACAGGTGACCGGGATCGAAATCCTCTTCAAGGTGGTGGGCAAGGGCACCGAAGCCCTGGCCCGCTGCCGCGCCGGAGACTGGTTGTCGGTAATCGGGCCGCTGGGAAACGCGTTTCTGGTGCCGGACGACTGCCGCCAGCTGATTCTGGTGGCCGGCGGGGTCGGCGTGCCGCCGATCCGTTTTCTGGCGCAGTCGCTACTGGAACGAGAGGGGGCGCTGGATCGCTGCGTGGTGTTCATCGGCGGGAGAACCAAAGATGACCTGGTCTGTATCGGTGAGTTCGACCTGCCCGGATTTTTGCTGGACATTTCCACCGATGACGGCAGCCAGGGAAGTATGGGGGTGGTCACGAAAAGTTTGATGAAAACCCTGGATGCCGGTGCGGCCGACCTGATCTGTGCCTGCGGGCCCCCGGCCATGCTCAAGGCCGTGGCGGACATCGCCCTGGCGCGCAACATTCCCTGCCAGGTCTCCATCGAAGCCATGATGGCCTGCGGCATGGGCGCCTGCCTGGGGTGTGCCGTTCAGACGCGCGGCGATGCGGCGCGGTATCGCCACGTCTGCATGGACGGCCCGGTTTTCGATGCCCGCGAACTGGTCTGGTGA
- a CDS encoding AtpZ/AtpI family protein, which produces MKKETRTWIRDLAFYSSLGFSVSLSIFIGLGIGVYLDRRFDTAPWLMLVFLGLGIAAGYRNIGLAIKKSRKL; this is translated from the coding sequence ATGAAAAAAGAAACAAGAACCTGGATACGGGACCTGGCTTTTTATTCGAGCCTGGGCTTCTCCGTGTCACTCTCCATCTTTATCGGGTTGGGGATCGGGGTGTATCTGGACAGGCGCTTTGACACCGCACCATGGTTGATGCTTGTTTTCCTGGGGCTCGGTATCGCCGCCGGATACCGCAACATCGGCCTGGCGATTAAGAAGAGCCGTAAACTGTGA
- a CDS encoding ATP synthase subunit I, giving the protein MNIQQRLLTFVTRSNWVLLASVSLLGFVATSPSFARGLIFGGLIVTINFHLLARTLKNALRPSRLASPNVVLVKYYIRFIISGVIIFFLIRQQVVNPIGLFLGLSVVVVSITLATMVELKKLIFKEAV; this is encoded by the coding sequence GTGAACATTCAGCAGCGCTTACTCACATTCGTCACACGGTCCAACTGGGTGCTTCTGGCCTCTGTCAGTCTGCTGGGGTTCGTGGCCACTTCTCCCTCGTTTGCCCGGGGGCTGATCTTCGGCGGCCTGATCGTTACGATCAACTTTCATCTTCTGGCCAGAACGCTGAAAAACGCGCTCCGCCCGTCGCGGCTGGCATCTCCCAATGTGGTTCTCGTTAAATATTACATCCGCTTCATCATCAGCGGCGTGATCATCTTTTTTCTCATCCGCCAGCAGGTGGTGAATCCCATCGGTCTGTTTCTCGGTCTTTCCGTTGTGGTGGTCAGCATCACCCTGGCCACCATGGTTGAGCTTAAAAAACTAATTTTCAAGGAGGCGGTCTAA
- the atpB gene encoding F0F1 ATP synthase subunit A, which yields MEHPYLFFVKIFEAIGLGHFAHTYTHVVYSWVLMAILIIGGALATKTISMIPGKTQNLFEVIVSGIEEFMVETAGEEARWLFPLAGTVFLYVFIGNLIGIIPGFFPPTANLNTTASVAIVVVVFTHVIGIKYHGAKYIKHFMGPVWWMSPLIFIIEIIGHLARILSLSFRLFGNMMGHEIVLAILFGLAGAFFAPLPIMALGIFVAFVQGFVFFLLSIIYFSGAMEHAH from the coding sequence ATGGAGCATCCCTATCTATTTTTCGTCAAGATTTTTGAAGCGATCGGCCTGGGACATTTCGCCCACACTTATACCCATGTGGTTTACTCCTGGGTGCTCATGGCGATTCTGATCATCGGCGGCGCCCTGGCCACCAAAACCATTTCCATGATTCCGGGAAAGACCCAGAACCTGTTCGAAGTGATCGTTTCCGGAATTGAGGAGTTCATGGTGGAGACGGCCGGTGAAGAGGCCCGCTGGCTGTTCCCTTTGGCGGGTACGGTTTTCCTTTATGTTTTTATCGGTAACCTGATCGGAATCATCCCCGGATTCTTTCCGCCCACCGCCAATCTCAACACCACTGCATCCGTTGCTATCGTTGTCGTGGTCTTCACCCACGTCATTGGTATCAAATATCATGGTGCGAAATACATCAAACACTTCATGGGACCGGTCTGGTGGATGTCGCCGCTGATCTTCATCATTGAGATCATCGGTCACTTGGCTCGAATTCTCTCCCTCTCTTTCCGTCTTTTTGGAAACATGATGGGACACGAGATCGTTCTGGCGATCCTCTTCGGTCTGGCCGGTGCTTTCTTTGCGCCGCTGCCGATCATGGCTCTGGGTATTTTTGTGGCCTTCGTGCAGGGATTTGTCTTTTTCCTGCTCTCCATCATCTACTTCTCAGGAGCCATGGAACACGCCCACTGA